CATATCCGATTAAAAAGTGGGCCGACAATATGGATCGGCCTCTTTTTATGCGCAATCTGTTAGTGTTGGATTGGCTTGATCAACTTCGTCCCATGCTTCCGAATGAGATATCTGCATTATCATGGCTTGATATCGGTAGTAAAAATTTCGATTATGCCTATGCGTTTCGTGCTTTTCAGGAAGGGATTAGCGCTGAACAAAAAGAACTGACCGGCATTGAACTGGACGGATACCGGGTATATCGAGACCTGCACAGTCGGTATGACCATGCAGCATACCATGCAAAACGAACAGATGCCCGCTATGTAGTCGGAGATGTATTGAATACATCGCTCTCACCTGCGGATATGGTCAGCTTGTTTTTTCCATTTGTGTTTGTAAAGCCGCTGCTGTTATGGGGGCTTGCTATGCGTGACTACCAGCCGCAGGCAATATATGAGCGTGCATTAGCGTTAATTAATCCAGGGGGCTGGCTGTTCATTTTAAATCAGGGTGAAGAAGAAGCGAAGGCATCACGCCGCTTACTGCTGCAATGCCAGGAGCAAGCGGGGGATCTTGTACTTCTGCAAGCAGGACAGTTGAAATGCCGTATGGTACACTACCCTGCCGATGTACACTTCTTTCTTGTGAAAAGAGAGGAAACAAAAAGCGAGCAGATCGTATAGAAGTTCTGCTCACTTTTATAACAGTCTATCGGGTGTCAGCGGACGCTGCGCTTTCTTTGACAGCGGCTGCTTTTTTTGCTTGAAGTCGCGCCCATCTCGCATACAACAAGTCAACGAGCTTCACCGTTCCATATCCAAGTGCCATGCCTGCAATGACATCAATAATCCAATGGATCTCAAGATACATTGTCGAGAAGATGACCAGTGAGCAGTATGTCACCATCATGCGGCGGAATAGTTTTCCCTTCTCCCGCAGTGCCAACAGCAGGATTGCAAAAGAGACGGATGTATGCATGCTTGGAAAGCAGTTCATCGACCATAATGCGGCTTGCTCAGGCGTAAAATTACGTGCCATACCGTCTGGATGGCCGAGCACATACCACACCTCCTGCAGCAGCACCGTTGTATAGAATGGTACAATAATAGGGAGCTGGAGCGTGTGGCTTGATAGAACATAACGCAGCATTTTTCCAGTGTCTCGCGTCAGAAAGGAACGGATGACAGCCACCCAGAGAGCAAGCGAAAAACCGTATCCGTACACCCAGCGCAGGAAGATGGTGAACCACTCTGGCTGATAGATGCGAAAGATTGCCGCATCATTAAATGGAATGCTGCGAAATAAGTCGTTCCAGTTAAACCAGTGCTTAATATGATTCATCTCCCAAGAGGCGAGCACATACCAAATATACGGCGCCTTCCGGTAGGCAAAATAAAGAAGAAAAAGCAAAAGTACACCCTTCGGCAGAAAGGAGAGCCATGATACCTGCTTTTGATCTTTTGTAAAATCAATTAGCATAATTCCGAGAAATAGCCAATTGAAAATAATCCAATTTTCCACGGTAGAAATATTCCATACAGTGGCTCCAAAGCATATAAACAGCACAATAAGCATAATACGCCGTGCTAAAGGAATATCTCCGAGGCCTCGCAAGACCGACAGTACTTGTTGCAATACACTGACACCTCTTATTTCTAACAGACTCATTTTTGCATGTAACTTATTATACTCAATGTATATTTTTTCAACAATATCTCTTGCGAAAGAAAAAAGACAGATTATCTTACACAGGTAAGCTGTGAAAAAAGCATCTATAGTATGATGAATGGTATAAAAATAATGTGAGAAAGGGGGGCGGCTTAGGCAGCGGAAATGGATGCATGGGAAAAGGCAAAGCGTAGTATGGAAGAAGAGGCTGTTAAGCTGGTAGCTTCGACGCTTCTGATTTTTGAGAAGTATCGAACATTGAATTTGCTGCATGACCGATTATGCCAGGAAGCGGTGCGGCGAGCGGAGGCTTGGATGGTCGCTCAGGGAGTTGGTATGCCTCCTGCACCGTATTGCTGGTTTGAGTTGGGCAGTGGCGGACGTGGTGAGCGTACCATCGGGAACGATCAGGATCATGGGCTCGTCTATAGCGCTATAGATACCGTACAAGAGCCTTTCATGCATCACGACTATTTTCTGTTATTTGGCCGCCGCATCTCTTATGAACTGGAGCTGTCTGGCTATCCTTTATGTACAGGTAATGTCATAGCTTCAAACGAAAGATGGCGACATGACCTAGACGGATGGAAGAGAACAATTATGAATTGGATAGACGATCAGGGGCTTGATGCAATTCGCTACCTGCTCATTCTCTGTGATATGCGTGCAATCTATGGAGATCGCCTTTTGTATCATAAGCTGAAGAACTGGATGCAGCAGCAGTTATACGAAAATAAGGTGATCCAGCGCCGGTTTGCCGAGCACTCACTTGCACACAGCCTCCCGTTTGGCCCCTTTCGTACTCTTCATTATGAAAGATGGGGAGAGCATGCAGGAGAATACAATGTAAAGGAAGGCGGTTATTACCAATTGGTGAACACGATACGTATTCTCTCCATTATCCACAAGGTCGATGCGATAGAAACGAAAGAGAGGCTCGGCGGCTTGTATCGTGTAGGTATTTTTTCTGTCTCTGAGTATGAACGTTGGCTTGATGTACTTGGACATATTTTAGCGGTTAGGCTCGGACATCACGTCAGGCTTTATGCAGAGGGGATTGAGCCGCATAATTATGTGAATATAAAAATCTGGGGAAGAGCTCAGCTTATGGAGTGGAAAGAAATGCTGTATTTTCTTAAGAGCCAGCAGAAATACCTTGCTGGTAAGCTGTCACGTTAGCAGCAAAAAAGCACGAGGCGTATATACAACAGCCTCGTGCTTTTTTATCTATCTATGATAGGTCGCAAACGCGATAATAC
This window of the Aneurinibacillus sp. REN35 genome carries:
- a CDS encoding phosphatase PAP2 family protein, with the translated sequence MQQVLSVLRGLGDIPLARRIMLIVLFICFGATVWNISTVENWIIFNWLFLGIMLIDFTKDQKQVSWLSFLPKGVLLLFLLYFAYRKAPYIWYVLASWEMNHIKHWFNWNDLFRSIPFNDAAIFRIYQPEWFTIFLRWVYGYGFSLALWVAVIRSFLTRDTGKMLRYVLSSHTLQLPIIVPFYTTVLLQEVWYVLGHPDGMARNFTPEQAALWSMNCFPSMHTSVSFAILLLALREKGKLFRRMMVTYCSLVIFSTMYLEIHWIIDVIAGMALGYGTVKLVDLLYARWARLQAKKAAAVKESAASADTR
- a CDS encoding DUF294 nucleotidyltransferase-like domain-containing protein, whose translation is MDAWEKAKRSMEEEAVKLVASTLLIFEKYRTLNLLHDRLCQEAVRRAEAWMVAQGVGMPPAPYCWFELGSGGRGERTIGNDQDHGLVYSAIDTVQEPFMHHDYFLLFGRRISYELELSGYPLCTGNVIASNERWRHDLDGWKRTIMNWIDDQGLDAIRYLLILCDMRAIYGDRLLYHKLKNWMQQQLYENKVIQRRFAEHSLAHSLPFGPFRTLHYERWGEHAGEYNVKEGGYYQLVNTIRILSIIHKVDAIETKERLGGLYRVGIFSVSEYERWLDVLGHILAVRLGHHVRLYAEGIEPHNYVNIKIWGRAQLMEWKEMLYFLKSQQKYLAGKLSR